A window of the Deinococcus gobiensis I-0 genome harbors these coding sequences:
- a CDS encoding beta-ketoacyl-ACP synthase III — protein MTAVSGPAPLSSAPAVGIVAVGGYAPAQVVPNAHYAARLETTDEWIRSRSGIRERRHAAPEETASVLGGRAVQDLLARFPGALEGVDLVICATSSPDAMFPSTAALIAGAAGLRGAAAFDVSVACSGFVYALSVAHAMVVAGTARRALVVGAEVMSRVVDQDDRSTAILFGDGAGAVVVGPVPAGYGVQAFALGADSSGGPSLFLRGAAVSLPGGTPMGPHLTQNGREVFKFAVRIMGDMTEEVMRRAGLTVADIAVFVPHQANVRIIEAALDRFGLPPERAVVNLDRYGNTSAASIPLALAEAQAQGRLTDGAQVVLAGFGGGLSWGAAALRWWAARNGASGSTPPIF, from the coding sequence GTGACTGCTGTGTCCGGCCCCGCTCCCCTGTCCTCCGCGCCCGCCGTGGGCATCGTGGCCGTCGGGGGGTACGCCCCCGCGCAGGTGGTGCCCAACGCGCACTACGCCGCGCGGCTGGAGACCACCGACGAGTGGATCCGCAGCCGCAGCGGCATCCGCGAGCGCCGCCACGCCGCGCCCGAAGAGACGGCGAGCGTGCTGGGCGGCCGGGCCGTGCAGGACCTTCTGGCCCGCTTTCCCGGCGCGCTGGAGGGCGTGGACCTCGTGATCTGCGCGACGAGCAGCCCCGACGCCATGTTTCCCTCGACGGCCGCACTGATCGCGGGCGCGGCGGGCCTGCGCGGCGCGGCGGCCTTCGACGTGAGCGTGGCGTGCAGCGGGTTCGTGTACGCGCTGAGCGTGGCGCACGCCATGGTCGTGGCCGGCACCGCGCGCCGCGCGCTGGTGGTCGGCGCCGAGGTCATGAGCCGCGTGGTGGACCAGGACGACCGCAGCACCGCAATCCTGTTCGGGGACGGCGCGGGGGCGGTGGTGGTCGGGCCGGTGCCGGCGGGCTACGGCGTGCAGGCCTTCGCGCTGGGGGCCGACAGCAGCGGCGGCCCCAGCCTGTTCCTGCGCGGCGCGGCCGTCTCCCTGCCCGGCGGCACGCCGATGGGGCCGCACCTGACCCAGAACGGCCGCGAGGTGTTCAAGTTCGCGGTGCGGATCATGGGCGACATGACCGAAGAGGTGATGCGCCGCGCGGGCCTGACGGTGGCCGACATCGCCGTGTTCGTGCCGCACCAGGCCAACGTGCGCATCATCGAGGCGGCGCTGGACCGCTTCGGGCTGCCGCCGGAGCGCGCGGTGGTCAATCTCGACCGCTACGGCAACACGAGCGCGGCGAGCATTCCCCTGGCGCTGGCCGAGGCGCAGGCCCAGGGGCGGCTGACCGACGGCGCCCAGGTGGTGCTCGCGGGCTTCGGGGGCGGCCTGAGCTGGGGCGCGGCGGCGCTGCGCTGGTGGGCGGCGCGGAATGGGGCCTCCGGGTCCACGCCGCCCATTTTCT